Proteins from a genomic interval of Lolium perenne isolate Kyuss_39 chromosome 1, Kyuss_2.0, whole genome shotgun sequence:
- the LOC127335208 gene encoding BTB/POZ and MATH domain-containing protein 2-like, translating to MRTASICSPCAVRGTHTFTITGYSLHRGLGVGKFLKSPSFDVGGYLWCICYFPDGMVRRNGDYASVYVGLANELVEGSASVEVRLLDQANKLPPSVVLSKKRRCFSLACVGQFLQPSAYLQDDNLVIECEITVFKEPEVTPTATTIDIPVPPSDLAEYFRELQDKGEEADVVFEVNGEAFPAHKIVVSARSPVFKAELFGPMSDRTRRNIIVEDMQPAVFKALLHFVYTDSLPPVENLDADEGKEMVKHLLVAADRYAMERMKLICESILCKGLDVENVTGTLALADQHHCSQLKDACLEFITSPERMDDVMASQGYARLKRSCPAAVIDVFERAKKFHII from the coding sequence ATGAGGACGGCATCGATCTGCTCCCCATGCGCTGTGCGGGGCACGCACACCTTCACGATCACCGGCTACAGCCTTCACAGGGGCCTTGGCGTCGGCAAGTTCCTGAAGTCCCCCTCCTTCGACGTCGGCGGCTACCTCTGGTGCATCTGCTACTTCCCCGACGGGATGGTGCGGAGGAATGGAGATTACGCTTCCGTTTACGTTGGCCTTGCGAACGAGTTGGTTGAGGGGAGTGCGTCGGTCGAGGTCAGGTTGCTCGACCAGGCCAACAAACTGCCACCGTCAGTGGTTCTCTCCAAGAAAAGGAGGTGCTTCAGCCTTGCGTGTGTTGGCCAGTTCTTACAACCATCGGCGTACCTGCAGGACGACAACCTCGTGATCGAGTGCGAAATCACAGTTTTCAAAGAACCTGAGGTGACGCCCACTGCGACCACCATCGACATCCCGGTGCCCCCCTCAGACTTGGCAGAGTATTTCAGAGAGCTCCAAGATAAAGGGGAGGAAGCAGATGTCGTCTTCGAGGTTAACGGCGAGGCTTTCCCTGCGCATAAGATTGTGGTTTCAGCGAGATCGCCGGTCTTCAAAGCGGAGCTCTTTGGGCCGATGAGCGACAGGACAAGGCGGAACATAATCGTTGAAGATATGCAGCCTGCTGTTTTCAAGGCGCTGCTGCACTTCGTCTACACGGATTCGTTGCCTCCCGTGGAAAACCTAGATGCCGACGAGGGTAAAGAAATGGTTAAGCACTTGCTCGTGGCTGCAGATAGATATGCGATGGAAAGGATGAAGTTGATTTGTGAGAGCATCCTTTGCAAAGGTCTTGACGTTGAGAACGTCACTGGTACATTAGCTCTAGCTGACCAACACCACTGCAGCCAACTCAAAGATGCTTGCCTTGAGTTTATCACTTCTCCAGAAAGAATGGATGATGTCATGGCAAGCCAAGGGTATGCTCGCCTCAAAAGATCCTGTCCTGCTGCCGTAATAGATGTCTTCGAGAGGGCCAAAAAGTTCCATATAATTTAG